TGAGAAACAAGTAATTCTAAACTATTATTGCAAGAAATTGAGAAGTATCCCCTAAGAATTGGCTATGGTGTTCATATTTGTGTCACCAATAATTAAGTGAAAACTGACAAATCCAAAGGTGGAACATTTCCAACCACTTGTCTGAATTCCAACCTTCATATTCAGCCACATTcttaattctttcattttcttgtgatTTTGGATTTGTCATAAACGTTCAAGTTACACAATCAAATTCTTACACATCTCATATtcattataagaaataatgaaGAGTAAAATTTACgatcttaaattttttaaataataataataatttattatacgAGTAAAACGAGCCAACGAAGTTATTGTCCTTATAGTGAAATTGAGTTTGagaatgtttgtttatttatataatattttgtatcttACTGATTTATGAAactattgatttaattgatactgaatattttgatgaaatatgattattttgcttgagaaaagaaaaagtgaaaatttaacaattaagaAAGTGGAAAGAGTTGCAGGCTTGGATCACCATCCTTGCAAGTCGCAAgtaaacaaatattcataGTATTGTAAGCAATTCACCAAGTCCAACCACATTGTAAGATATTCTGTAGCACAAGACAACTACCAACGCGGGCACAAAACGTGTTCCATTCAGACCACGCTTCATTCATGTCCACGTGTTGTCGCCCTCTCTGTTTCTGTCAGATTTCAAATCCTCAATTCTGCTAGTGTTAAATTGAACAGTATCAATACAGTATATATCCTATCGCCACTACACAGCAGggaaatctttctttttttattacaccTATAACCCCAATAATACATTTCCTTGCATCCCAGTTCTTGATTTCACATTCCCGTTCTGATCAAGAATTCTGCTCTTGTCCCGACAACGTGGGACATGATTCTTGATCACGACCAATGAAACAGGAGTTTCGTTTGATCGTTTTTTGATCATCACACAAAATGGGGATTCTTGATAGTTTGTTGGGAATGGTTGGATTTGGAATCGGAATACCGATTGGTCTTTTTCTGGGATTCTTCATGTTCATATACTTTCGACCCAGAAATGTTAAGAAGGTCAGAGTTCATACTGTTTCAATTAACATTTGTCTGCCTCTCTCAGTGTGTGTTCAATCTACATGCGGCTATTTACATAAAAGACATCCTCTGTAGAATCAACGTTTATTTCTCCATGTAATGAATGTAGAACAATATCTCTGGTTAGATGAGAAGTGTACTACGTATAGATCTTGTCTGTTTTCTTGTATTCGTGTTGAATTTTCTGTATCTCTTGCATGATTCATACTCAGAGCAAGTATGAAGCTTTCCGAGGTTTACTGTCCAAGTTTCAGTCTTTTGAAACATGTCCTGGTCTAATTACTAGTTTCCCTGTCAGCTTTTCAATGTGAGCTCAAGATGGAAAACTCCAGTATACTGATATCCGACTGGAAATTTTGCGTATTTACAGATAGAGAGTATACTAATTCTCTTGTGGTTAAACTTTCAGGAAGGTGTTACGAGGTCACTCAATAGTATTGACTCAAACTCTATGATAGATATCGTCCCTGAACTTCCATTGTGGGTGATGAATCCAGATTACGAGAGAGTGAGCGATTTCAAATGGTTTTATTACAAGTTTCATGGTGAAGGTTTAGGATTTTTGAAATGAGTGGTACTTTAAATGTTGCAGGTTGATTGGTTAAACAAGTTTATCATTGATATGTGGCCGTACTTTGATAAGGTGATGTTACATTGAAGATTCTCTGTTGAGGCCTCCGGGCATAAGCTGTATAGTTTGCTTCATTTCCCCTTCCTAATTTCGTCCGTCTTCTGCAGGCTGCATGTGGGATTATAAAAACCACAATGGACGATCTCTTTGCTGAGTATGTTGGCAAATATCAGATAAAATCTATTTGTTTTCAGCGCCTTACTCTTGGAGACTTACCTCCCACAATTCATGGTAAGCAAGAATCGAGTGGCTGAAAAATCTGAAGATCAATATTGATTTGTTCTGCTGGTGACCGTTAGTCGCATATAATCATAAGAAATCCAGTTTTGTCCATTATATAGTGTAATATGGTTCTGCAATCTCACCTTTTTCCAGGCCTGAAGACCCAAGATTCTAAAGAGAATGAACTAGTTCTTGATCTTTCACTGAGATGGGCTGGAAATGCTGACATTTGTTTGGCAATCAAACTGTTGTGTCTGCAACTGACGGTCCAGGTTAGGAGAACTTCTCTACCTCTGCGCTTTTGACCATAATGGAAGAGTTCTGAGAgtagaatttcaaatttcttgcAATTAGTCACATTCCTTGACGTTGCGAGAGAACTGTTGGAAGTTCTGTTGTCAAAGAAAGAATGTCGGTATTGGTTTATCCATGGTCTCTAATCACAATTCTAAGGCTTAATTTAGAGAAATAAACACTTAAGAAATTGCTGAGGTTAAAAGGAATGGCACATCATCGGCCTTAAACAAATACTGTGAATCATGCTCTCTTCCAGCCATATCAAGATTCATATATTAGTCTTAACTTCCCGAGGATTTTGCATTaacaagtttaaaaaaaaaacaaaagaacattTTGTAGATTGCAGGTGCAAgatcataatttttcttgctcggtttaatttttcaatgcaTACTGATTATTACACTGATTCTGAgatcatataattttgtttaaggCCAGATGGTGGACATTCAAGCATCAGCAGCAGTCAGGATGGTTTTAAGACCTTTCGTACCAACATTCCCATGTTTCTCAAGCGTTGCTGTTTCATTGATGGAGAAGGtaaacaattcaaatatttccGCTTCCAGGTTTCTGATTTCTTCGGAAGAACTATTGTACACACTTGATATACTCTTTGCAAGATTGCAGCCAAAGATAGACTTTGGACTAAGAGTCATGGGAGGAGATATTATGTCGATACCTGGCCTCTACCAGCTTGTCCAGGTGCCTTTTCGCAGTGTGTTTCTGAATGTGCATGAGAACTTAATTGTAAATCTGCATTGATAATGCATGTTAGATCCAAAAAGTTCTCAGTATCCACGTCGCAGCACGTGGAGAAGGTCTATAAGATTAacgaaaaagtattttaagtctatgaattattttgcttttctacCCATGTTAAGTCAACCTAGTTAACCCGATGTTTGATTCTGTAGCTTTTTCTCTGCTTCCTTCAAGTTCACCAGGACCATGTTTGAGTGTTCAGACAGTTGTATCTGTGAAACGCATATGCTCGACTTAGATAGTCAGGAAATAACAAATTTGAGGTTCTTTAATGTCCgaacaaaagaaagaactaAAAACTTGTGCTGCATTTATCATGATGCCTGGACGTTGGTTTCCTGCAGGAAGTTATTGCAAAACAAGTTGCCAAGCTTTATCTCTGGCCCCAAACGTATGACCTAGATATCCTTGATAGTTCAATGTAAGTTCAACAGTGATGGGAgctattgaaaataatttgttttcttttagaGGTGAAAAGGAGAATTACATGTATGTTTCTAAGCAAAGAAGACCAATAGAACTTCTCTAACATTTTACTTCTGCAGAGGAGCAGCAAAGAAGCCTGTCGGAATATTGAACGTTAAGGTTGTAAGAGCACACAAACTCTTGAAAATGGATTTCCTGGGTGCATCTGACCCCTACGTCAAACTCAGCCTTACTGGGGAAAGGCTTCCAGCAAAGAAGACTTCAGTCGTAATGAACAGTTTGAACCCTGTATGGTGCGAGGACTTCAAGCTGATCGTGAAGGATCCAGAGTCTCAAGTTCTCCAATTGCAACTGTATGACTGGGAAAAGGTTTACTActagtaaaattttattagtaaatcCGGCCAGGAATTTTCCTTTTATCATATGTTACAGTAGAACACGATGAAACCTTTGTTCATTAAGTGGGATTTCGACTAAACGTGGTattgcttttcttgtttgaatGGCAGGTCGGTGCTCATGATTATCTTGGGATGCAAGTGGTTCCTCTGAATGAGCTCATCCCGTACAAGAAGCAAGAATTCACCCTTGATCTGCTACACAGCATGCATCCGGACGACCCTCATAACAAGAAGCCACGAGGCAGTATCCTAGTGGAAATGACCTTTGTTCCTTTCCTGGAAGACAGCCTAAAATACAGTGGAAGAATAGATGTTGCAGGGAATGGAAGTTGTAACAATTTTCATGGAAACATCTCATTAAGTGGATCAGGTTTGCTTCTGGTTGCCGTCATAGAAGCAAAGGACGTTGAAGGGAAGAAGAACCACGTTAGTCCTTATGCCACAATCCTCTTCAGAGGAGACAAGAGAAAAACTAAGGTAGATTGCACTAATCCCACTTTCATTACTCGGCCATCATTTAGTTGAAACGTAATTGTGTTCTCTACAATATACTCTCACAGTCTATCAAGAATACTCGGAACCCGGTTTGGAACGAAGAATTTCAGTTCTTATTAGACGAAGCTCCCGTTAAGGACAAAATACACATCGAAGTGATTGCTAAGAGGAGACGACGCTTGGGATTTATGACCAAGGTACAAAAAGATTATTACATTCTTATCATTCTCAAACTTCGAAACTGATATTACTTAATTCTTGTTTTCGACTTAGGAGTCGCTGGGGTATGTAGATATTAATCTGGCTGATGTAGTCTACAATGGGCATATCAATGAGAAGTACAGTCTTATCAACTCCAGAGATGGAAGTATACACTTGGTTATAAGGTGGAAGGTGATATGACTCTCACTGCTGTCTGTTGAGTTATGGCATCAGAATTCcatgtttctttttattacatttgtgTTCGAAAAGCACACACAAAGGCAAATCAACTGTAGCAGTAGCAACAGAGatgtaaaaatttcttttattgcagTTAACAGAATACAAAAACACTCCATGAAAGGGAGAGTCTGTTCTTGCGGTTTAGCTTTTACTATACTTGTAAAAACAACTAAGCATGATTGaggtacaaatatattaaatatatttttttatttttatcccaacaactatcttattttattttgggaataaattacaacaagctCTCATaagatttgtcataattacaatatcttctttatgtttaaaatattacaaatatcccttaaaattaacaatcgtctaacaaatatacTCTTATAATGGGCTGCCCCAAGAAGTATTTTTTAGacaactattaattttaaatagatatctataattttttaaataataaaaaaatatttttaattatgaaaaattaaaagatagtTCGTCGTAATTTATTCCTTTATTTTATGGTCTAACATTCATACAGTGTTGAAGCATGAAATGAAATCCTCAGTTTACCCATATTTTTGTGTATGGCTGGTATTTACTTTGTCCTTGTTGTTGCTAAGACCACCTAGTGGCTAGCAGTCCAGCTATGTTGTAAGATTTTTTCATCCACGTCTGGTTGGTCCTTTCcaaaataaggaattttttGGAGAGGTTAAATCAAgaggtatttttattttaattctgtcACAAAATGGATATAAACgtctaattttatcaatttaacaAGTCgcagttatttttattaaatatagtcgTCAAGCA
This Sesamum indicum cultivar Zhongzhi No. 13 linkage group LG5, S_indicum_v1.0, whole genome shotgun sequence DNA region includes the following protein-coding sequences:
- the LOC105161380 gene encoding synaptotagmin-3 isoform X2, translating into MGILDSLLGMVGFGIGIPIGLFLGFFMFIYFRPRNVKKEGVTRSLNSIDSNSMIDIVPELPLWVMNPDYERVDWLNKFIIDMWPYFDKAACGIIKTTMDDLFAEYVGKYQIKSICFQRLTLGDLPPTIHGLKTQDSKENELVLDLSLRWAGNADICLAIKLLCLQLTVQMVDIQASAAVRMVLRPFVPTFPCFSSVAVSLMEKPKIDFGLRVMGGDIMSIPGLYQLVQEVIAKQVAKLYLWPQTYDLDILDSSIGAAKKPVGILNVKVVRAHKLLKMDFLGASDPYVKLSLTGERLPAKKTSVVMNSLNPVWCEDFKLIVKDPESQVLQLQLYDWEKVGAHDYLGMQVVPLNELIPYKKQEFTLDLLHSMHPDDPHNKKPRGSILVEMTFVPFLEDSLKYSGRIDVAGNGSCNNFHGNISLSGSGLLLVAVIEAKDVEGKKNHVSPYATILFRGDKRKTKSIKNTRNPVWNEEFQFLLDEAPVKDKIHIEVIAKRRRRLGFMTKESLGYVDINLADVVYNGHINEKYSLINSRDGSIHLVIRWKVI
- the LOC105161380 gene encoding synaptotagmin-3 isoform X1 — translated: MGILDSLLGMVGFGIGIPIGLFLGFFMFIYFRPRNVKKEGVTRSLNSIDSNSMIDIVPELPLWVMNPDYERVDWLNKFIIDMWPYFDKAACGIIKTTMDDLFAEYVGKYQIKSICFQRLTLGDLPPTIHGLKTQDSKENELVLDLSLRWAGNADICLAIKLLCLQLTVQMVDIQASAAVRMVLRPFVPTFPCFSSVAVSLMEKVNNSNISASRFLISSEELLYTLDILFARLQPKIDFGLRVMGGDIMSIPGLYQLVQEVIAKQVAKLYLWPQTYDLDILDSSIGAAKKPVGILNVKVVRAHKLLKMDFLGASDPYVKLSLTGERLPAKKTSVVMNSLNPVWCEDFKLIVKDPESQVLQLQLYDWEKVGAHDYLGMQVVPLNELIPYKKQEFTLDLLHSMHPDDPHNKKPRGSILVEMTFVPFLEDSLKYSGRIDVAGNGSCNNFHGNISLSGSGLLLVAVIEAKDVEGKKNHVSPYATILFRGDKRKTKSIKNTRNPVWNEEFQFLLDEAPVKDKIHIEVIAKRRRRLGFMTKESLGYVDINLADVVYNGHINEKYSLINSRDGSIHLVIRWKVI